Proteins from a genomic interval of Streptomyces fodineus:
- a CDS encoding NUDIX hydrolase, which produces MSVAGVVVDDQGRALLIQRRDNGHWEPPGGVLEREETIPEALQREVLEETGIKIALPATLTGVYKNMTGLIISLVFRCEAADGVPTTGDETRALRWATREEVTELADEAYSIRVLDALDATTPPAIRAHDGVKLV; this is translated from the coding sequence GTGAGCGTCGCCGGGGTCGTCGTGGACGACCAGGGCCGAGCCCTCCTGATCCAGCGCCGGGACAACGGTCACTGGGAGCCGCCGGGCGGCGTCCTCGAACGCGAGGAGACCATCCCGGAAGCTCTTCAGCGCGAAGTCCTCGAAGAGACCGGGATCAAGATCGCGCTTCCCGCGACTCTGACCGGCGTCTACAAGAACATGACGGGCCTGATCATCTCGCTGGTCTTCCGCTGTGAAGCCGCCGACGGTGTGCCCACCACCGGTGACGAGACCCGCGCGCTGCGCTGGGCCACCCGCGAAGAGGTCACCGAGCTTGCCGACGAGGCGTACTCGATCCGCGTCCTGGACGCACTCGACGCGACGACCCCGCCGGCCATCCGCGCCCACGACGGCGTGAAACTCGTCTAG
- a CDS encoding ATP-binding protein → MHEYTSTARVWGLSCPGFPEEVSRARRWTRDILSGSPLAEDAELIVSELSANAILHTASGREHGTFHLAVAVSGQVVAVSVTDDGGAGTAPKVEHQDQDAEHGRGLGMVSVIAHRVVVHDSDQGHTVTAELYAEALRGGHSC, encoded by the coding sequence ATGCACGAGTATACGAGCACGGCTCGGGTCTGGGGGCTGAGTTGCCCAGGATTCCCGGAAGAGGTGAGCCGGGCCCGTCGATGGACCCGTGACATTCTGAGCGGCTCCCCTTTAGCGGAGGACGCCGAACTGATCGTGAGCGAGCTGAGCGCGAACGCGATCCTTCACACGGCGAGCGGCCGGGAGCACGGCACCTTCCATCTGGCCGTCGCGGTCTCCGGCCAGGTGGTGGCGGTCTCGGTCACGGATGACGGCGGCGCGGGGACGGCCCCGAAGGTCGAGCACCAGGACCAGGACGCCGAGCACGGCCGGGGCCTGGGCATGGTCAGCGTCATCGCTCACCGGGTCGTCGTGCACGACAGCGACCAGGGCCACACGGTCACCGCGGAGCTGTACGCAGAAGCACTGCGGGGAGGTCATTCGTGCTGA